A genomic segment from Malaclemys terrapin pileata isolate rMalTer1 chromosome 1, rMalTer1.hap1, whole genome shotgun sequence encodes:
- the LOC128830213 gene encoding olfactory receptor 51G2-like — MSAVNDTKLKSAVFLLTAIPGQEDVHLWISIPFCFIYVFSILGNSTILFIIKTDPSLHEPMYIFLSMLAVTDLGLSISTMPTILGIYLFNSREISLDACFAQLFFIHSFAFTESSILLFMAFDRFVAISSPLRYASILTLPSVSKMGLVCVLRGVAVSFPFPFLLKRFQYCRDNVLSHSYCLHQDVMKLACSDITVNYIYGLFLTVFTVGLDSLLIFLSYVMILKTVLSVASHAECLRALNTCVSHLCAVLFFYIPDIGLGLIHRLGKGSSPLLQIVLGYIYLLVPPVINSIVYSVKSKHLRARIIRLFVK, encoded by the coding sequence atgtcagctgtcaatgacaccaaaCTCAAAtctgcagtgttccttctcaccGCGATACCTGGGCAAGAAGACGTCCatctctggatctccatccccttctgcttcATTTATGTTTTTTCAATATTGGGAAATTCAAccattctgttcattataaaaacagatccaagcctccatgagcccatgtacattttcctttccatgttggccgTCACAGACCTTGGCTTATCGATATCCACCATGCCGACAATACTGGGCATATATTTGTTTAACTCTAGGGAGATCAGCCTTGATGCCTGTTTTGCCCAGCTATTCTTCATCCACTCATTTGCATTCACTGAATCCTCCATACTCTTGTTTATGGCATTTGACCGCTTTGTCGCGATCTCTAGCCCACTGAGATATGCTTCCATCTTAACCCTGCCGAGCGTATCCAAGATGGGACTGGTGTGTGTGCTAAGAGGGGTGGCCGTATCATTCCCATTCCCCTTTCTCCTGAAACGATTCCAATACTGTCGAGacaatgtcctctcccattcctactgcctgCACCAGGATGTCATGAAGCTGGCTTGTTCGGACATCACAGTCAACTACATCTATGGCTTGTTTCTTACAGTCTTCACGGTGGGGTTGGATTCACTTCTCATCTtcctctcttatgtgatgatcctcaaaacTGTGCTGAGTGTTGCATCACACGCAGAGTGCCtcagggccctgaacacctgTGTCTCCCACCTCTGCGCTGTCCTGTTCTTCTACATACCAGATATTGGCTTGGGTTTGATACACAGATTGGGGAAGGGCTCATCTCCCTTACTACAGATTGTCCTGGGGTACATCTACCTGCTCGTCCCACCCGTGATTAACTCAATCGTGTACagcgtgaaaagcaaacaccttcgtgcAAGGATAATCAGATTGTTTGTCAAGTGA